In Puntigrus tetrazona isolate hp1 chromosome 7, ASM1883169v1, whole genome shotgun sequence, the following are encoded in one genomic region:
- the harbi2 gene encoding putative nuclease HARBI1: MRSSGKMASPYMENPVDIGAQIVQRALRRERVIRDKQNPLAFSDEHLYERYRFSAEGMLYLCRLLEPHIKNPTRRSHATTVPQMICIALRFFASGTYLYEVGDAEKLSKNTVCRTIRRVVIALQRYINTFIAFPGHLPTVTIKEGFSEIAGFPRVIGAIHCTHIPISTPTKQIEADYLNRNATHSLNVQMTCDHQCMITSLDARWPGSVIDTHIFEKSLLCQRFEEGLFDGLLVGDRTYVCQSFLMTPYPDPETKPQHDFNMALSQTRLKIDVTLAILKARFNCLRDLRVSPERASQIIGACVILHNIATIRKEQVPNEYQFPPDDTDPFTQDHPTGRAVRDAITAEYFT, encoded by the exons ATGCGTAGTAGCGGCAAAATGGCTTCGCCGTACATGGAGAATCCTGTAGACATCGGAGCCCAGATTGTACAAAGGGCTTTACGCAGGGAAAGAGTTATAAGAGATAAACAAAACCCACTGGCATTCTCTGATGAACATTTATACGAGCGATACAGATTTTCCGCGGAGGGGATGTTATATCTTTGTCGGCTTCTTGAGCCCCATATTAAAAACCCTACGCGGCGAAGCCACGCGACCACCGTCCCGCAGATGATTTGTATCGCTTTGCGGTTCTTTGCCAGTGGCACATACTTGTATGAAGTGGGCGATGCCGAGAAGCTCAGCAAAAACACAGTTTGCCGAACTATTCGTAGAGTGGTTATAGCGCTCCAGAGATACATAAACACTTTCATTGCGTTCCCTGGACATCTACCCACTGTGACCATAAAAGAAGGCTTTTCTGAAATAGCTG GATTTCCTAGAGTTATTGGAGCAATACATTGCACGCACATTCCAATCTCTACTCCAACAAAACAAATTGAGGCTGATTATCTTAACAGAAACGCTACTCATAGCCTCAACGTTCAG ATGACTTGTGACCATCAGTGTATGATCACAAGTCTGGATGCGAGATGGCCTGGCTCTGTGATTGACACCCACATTTTTGAGAAGTCTTTGTTGTGTCAGCGCTTTGAAGAAG GGCTGTTTGATGGTCTGCTGGTGGGAGACAGAACTTACGTGTGTCAGAGCTTTTTGATGACTCCCTATCCTGACCCTGAGACAAAACCACAACATGACTTTAACATGGCCCTCAGTCAAACCAGGCTCAAGATAGACGTGACTCTTGCCATTTTAAAGGCACGGTTTAACTGTCTTCGTGACCTAAGAGTGTCACCAGAGCGGGCATCTCAGATCATAGGTGCCTGTGTTATCCTTCACAACATAGCCACTATAAGGAAGGAGCAGGTGCCGAATGAATATCAATTCCCACCTGATGATACAGACCCCTTCACACAGGACCATCCAACTGGCAGAGCTGTCAGAGATGCAATCACAGCAGAATATTTTACCTAG
- the serf2b gene encoding small EDRK-rich factor 2, with protein sequence MTRGNQRELARQKNAKKQNEHTKGKRNEDGLSAAARKQRDAEIMQQKQKKANEKGDPKGK encoded by the exons ATGACGA GGGGAAATCAGCGTGAACTTGCCCGTCAGAAGAATGCCAAGAAACAAAACGAGCATACCAAAGGGAAGAGAAATGAAGATGGCCTCTCAGCAGCTGCCCGAAAGCAAAG aGATGCTGAAATCATGCAGCAGAAGCAAAAAAAGGCAAACGAGAAAGGGGACCCTAAAGGCAAATAA
- the znf710b gene encoding zinc finger protein 710 isoform X2: MHQQMDAGTQTDPVVVLSLAQAAVLGLISQNEVFGATIAPNGFYTGDAKESPAPPGERMDYEYADQLIGANGDYLGENLGEDGHMHSSCAERRWQGQPENSKPPIGHQDMASHVKGEAMTPGLPSCTHMMNNMVPREGMQMVDPSSYRVLPKAQPNNCCSTCVRDPKSTHPAPDPNLHPHSHGHSHAPHEVPSRNRGHTHEKGVDQVNEDRDNGRNGMVKAATGGEEISSYFQPSEVAYEGGEMEGVGDFDENSDGMFWTEPVEGEAPRGRRIDRLDINIQINESYCVDVGEGLKRWKCRMCEKSYTSKYNLVTHILGHNGIKPHACPHCGKLFKQPSHLQTHLLTHQGTRPHKCTVCKKGFTQTSHLKRHMLQHTDVKPYSCRFCRRGFAYPSELRAHEVKHERGRCHVCSQCGMEFPTYAHLKRHQVSHQGPSTFQCSQCNKSFAYRSQLQNHLLKHQTQRSFSCSQCGLQFLQLHQLRQHSLTHKTNKPQARATKGTKGFKCDVCAREFTLSANLKRHMLIHASIRPFQCHVCFKSFVQKQTLKTHMIVHLPVKPFKCKVCGKSFNRMYNLLGHMHLHAGSKPFKCAYCSSKFNLKGNLSRHMKVKHGMDVSPDGQDGPQDMEPHEDYEDENFNFTAENMENNDAPNLTKLSEVAIQELDYYNFGKDVGNYSTA; this comes from the exons ATGCACCAGCAGATGGACGCAGGGACACAGACAGACCCTGTGGTGGTCCTGTCACTGGCCCAAGCTGCTGTGTTGGGACTCATCTCCCAGAACGAGGTCTTTGGCGCCACCATCGCCCCCAACGGCTTTTACACCGGAGACGCCAAAGAATCCCCCGCTCCACCAGGTGAGAGAATGGACTACGAGTACGCCGACCAGCTTATAGGCGCCAACGGTGACTATCTTGGGGAGAATTTGGGCGAGGATGGGCACATGCATTCCAGCTGTGCTGAAAGAAGGTGGCAGGGGCAACCCGAGAACAGCAAACCCCCTATAGGGCACCAAGACATGGCATCGCACGTTAAAGGAGAGGCCATGACCCCTGGTTTGCCCTCCTGCACTCACATGATGAACAACATGGTACCCAGAGAAGGCATGCAAATGGTCGACCCCTCCAGCTACAGGGTCCTGCCCAAAGCTCAACCCAACAACTGCTGCTCCACATGTGTCCGAGACCCCAAGAGTACACATCCTGCACCCGATCCAAATTTACACCCTCATTCGCATGGCCACAGCCACGCACCTCATGAGGTACCTTCACGCAACAGGGGCCACACGCATGAAAAAGGAGTAGATCAGGTAAACGAGGACAGGGACAATGGGAGAAACGGCATGGTGAAAGCGGCAACCGGCGGCGAGGAAATTAGCAGCTACTTTCAGCCGAGCGAAGTCGCCTACGAAGGTGGTGAGATGGAAGGGGTTGGAGACTTTGATGAGAACAGCGACGGGATGTTCTGGACTGAGCCAGTTGAAGGAGAAGCACCCCGTGGCCGGCGCATTGACCGACTGGACATCAACATCCAGATCAACGAGTCATACTGTGTGGACGTCGGCGAGGGGTTGAAGCGCTGGAAATGCCGCATGTGTGAGAAGTCGTACACTTCCAAGTACAATCTGGTCACACACATCCTGGGTCACAATGGCATCAAGCCACACGCGTGTCCACACTGCGGCAAACTCTTCAAGCAGCCCAGCCACCTACAGACGCACCTGCTGACGCATCAGGGCACGCGGCCACACAAGTGCACCGTGTGCAAGAAGGGCTTCACCCAGACCAGCCACCTGAAGCGGCACATGCTTCAGCACACCGACGTTAAGCCCTACAGTTGCCGCTTTTGTCGCCGGGGCTTCGCATACCCCAGTGAACTCCGTGCTCACGAGGTAAAGCACGAACGAGGGCGCTGCCACGTTTGCTCACAGTGTGGCATGGAGTTTCCCACCTATGCCCACCTGAAGCGTCATCAGGTGAGCCACCAAGGACCATCCACCTTCCAGTGTAGCCAGTGCAACAAGTCGTTCGCCTACCGCAGCCAGCTGCAGAATCACCTGCTGAAGCACCAAACGCAGCGCTCTTTCTCCTGCAGTCAGTGTGGCTTGCAGTTCCTTCAGCTGCATCAGCTACGGCAACACTCCCTCACACACAAGACAAACAAGCCTCAGGCCCGTGCTACCAAG GGAACAAAGGGGTTTAAATGTGATGTATGTGCCAGAGAGTTTACATTGTCTGCAAACCTGAAAAGGCACATGTTAATCCATGCCAGCATCCGGCCATTTCAGTGTCATGTGTGCTTCAAATCTTTTGTCCAGAAACAGACCCTCAAAACTCACATGATCGTACACCTGCCTGTGAAACCCTTCAAGTGCAAG GTGTGCGGAAAGTCATTTAACCGAATGTACAACCTTCTGGGCCATATGCACCTCCATGCAGGCAGTAAACCTTTTAAGTGTGCATACTGCTCAAGTAAATTTAACCTGAAGGGAAATCTTAGCAGGCACATGAAGGTCaaacatggaatggatgtttcTCCAGATGGGCAAG ATGGCCCACAAGACATGGAGCCCCATGAGGACTATGAAGATGAGAACTTCAATTTTACAGCAGAGAATATGGAAAATAATGATGCGCCAAACTTAACTAAGCTCTCTGAGGTGGCCATCCAGGAACTTGACTATTATAACTTTGGGAAGGATGTGGGAAACTACAGTACAGCATAA
- the znf710b gene encoding zinc finger protein 710 isoform X1, which produces MRSLKHLKPQTKKNVEEKTQRLVRCYSEAMHQQMDAGTQTDPVVVLSLAQAAVLGLISQNEVFGATIAPNGFYTGDAKESPAPPGERMDYEYADQLIGANGDYLGENLGEDGHMHSSCAERRWQGQPENSKPPIGHQDMASHVKGEAMTPGLPSCTHMMNNMVPREGMQMVDPSSYRVLPKAQPNNCCSTCVRDPKSTHPAPDPNLHPHSHGHSHAPHEVPSRNRGHTHEKGVDQVNEDRDNGRNGMVKAATGGEEISSYFQPSEVAYEGGEMEGVGDFDENSDGMFWTEPVEGEAPRGRRIDRLDINIQINESYCVDVGEGLKRWKCRMCEKSYTSKYNLVTHILGHNGIKPHACPHCGKLFKQPSHLQTHLLTHQGTRPHKCTVCKKGFTQTSHLKRHMLQHTDVKPYSCRFCRRGFAYPSELRAHEVKHERGRCHVCSQCGMEFPTYAHLKRHQVSHQGPSTFQCSQCNKSFAYRSQLQNHLLKHQTQRSFSCSQCGLQFLQLHQLRQHSLTHKTNKPQARATKGTKGFKCDVCAREFTLSANLKRHMLIHASIRPFQCHVCFKSFVQKQTLKTHMIVHLPVKPFKCKVCGKSFNRMYNLLGHMHLHAGSKPFKCAYCSSKFNLKGNLSRHMKVKHGMDVSPDGQDGPQDMEPHEDYEDENFNFTAENMENNDAPNLTKLSEVAIQELDYYNFGKDVGNYSTA; this is translated from the exons ATGAGATCTCTCAAACACCTGAAGCCACAGACCAAGAAAAATGTG GAGGAGAAGACACAGCGGCTGGTCAGATGTTACTCTGAGGCCATGCACCAGCAGATGGACGCAGGGACACAGACAGACCCTGTGGTGGTCCTGTCACTGGCCCAAGCTGCTGTGTTGGGACTCATCTCCCAGAACGAGGTCTTTGGCGCCACCATCGCCCCCAACGGCTTTTACACCGGAGACGCCAAAGAATCCCCCGCTCCACCAGGTGAGAGAATGGACTACGAGTACGCCGACCAGCTTATAGGCGCCAACGGTGACTATCTTGGGGAGAATTTGGGCGAGGATGGGCACATGCATTCCAGCTGTGCTGAAAGAAGGTGGCAGGGGCAACCCGAGAACAGCAAACCCCCTATAGGGCACCAAGACATGGCATCGCACGTTAAAGGAGAGGCCATGACCCCTGGTTTGCCCTCCTGCACTCACATGATGAACAACATGGTACCCAGAGAAGGCATGCAAATGGTCGACCCCTCCAGCTACAGGGTCCTGCCCAAAGCTCAACCCAACAACTGCTGCTCCACATGTGTCCGAGACCCCAAGAGTACACATCCTGCACCCGATCCAAATTTACACCCTCATTCGCATGGCCACAGCCACGCACCTCATGAGGTACCTTCACGCAACAGGGGCCACACGCATGAAAAAGGAGTAGATCAGGTAAACGAGGACAGGGACAATGGGAGAAACGGCATGGTGAAAGCGGCAACCGGCGGCGAGGAAATTAGCAGCTACTTTCAGCCGAGCGAAGTCGCCTACGAAGGTGGTGAGATGGAAGGGGTTGGAGACTTTGATGAGAACAGCGACGGGATGTTCTGGACTGAGCCAGTTGAAGGAGAAGCACCCCGTGGCCGGCGCATTGACCGACTGGACATCAACATCCAGATCAACGAGTCATACTGTGTGGACGTCGGCGAGGGGTTGAAGCGCTGGAAATGCCGCATGTGTGAGAAGTCGTACACTTCCAAGTACAATCTGGTCACACACATCCTGGGTCACAATGGCATCAAGCCACACGCGTGTCCACACTGCGGCAAACTCTTCAAGCAGCCCAGCCACCTACAGACGCACCTGCTGACGCATCAGGGCACGCGGCCACACAAGTGCACCGTGTGCAAGAAGGGCTTCACCCAGACCAGCCACCTGAAGCGGCACATGCTTCAGCACACCGACGTTAAGCCCTACAGTTGCCGCTTTTGTCGCCGGGGCTTCGCATACCCCAGTGAACTCCGTGCTCACGAGGTAAAGCACGAACGAGGGCGCTGCCACGTTTGCTCACAGTGTGGCATGGAGTTTCCCACCTATGCCCACCTGAAGCGTCATCAGGTGAGCCACCAAGGACCATCCACCTTCCAGTGTAGCCAGTGCAACAAGTCGTTCGCCTACCGCAGCCAGCTGCAGAATCACCTGCTGAAGCACCAAACGCAGCGCTCTTTCTCCTGCAGTCAGTGTGGCTTGCAGTTCCTTCAGCTGCATCAGCTACGGCAACACTCCCTCACACACAAGACAAACAAGCCTCAGGCCCGTGCTACCAAG GGAACAAAGGGGTTTAAATGTGATGTATGTGCCAGAGAGTTTACATTGTCTGCAAACCTGAAAAGGCACATGTTAATCCATGCCAGCATCCGGCCATTTCAGTGTCATGTGTGCTTCAAATCTTTTGTCCAGAAACAGACCCTCAAAACTCACATGATCGTACACCTGCCTGTGAAACCCTTCAAGTGCAAG GTGTGCGGAAAGTCATTTAACCGAATGTACAACCTTCTGGGCCATATGCACCTCCATGCAGGCAGTAAACCTTTTAAGTGTGCATACTGCTCAAGTAAATTTAACCTGAAGGGAAATCTTAGCAGGCACATGAAGGTCaaacatggaatggatgtttcTCCAGATGGGCAAG ATGGCCCACAAGACATGGAGCCCCATGAGGACTATGAAGATGAGAACTTCAATTTTACAGCAGAGAATATGGAAAATAATGATGCGCCAAACTTAACTAAGCTCTCTGAGGTGGCCATCCAGGAACTTGACTATTATAACTTTGGGAAGGATGTGGGAAACTACAGTACAGCATAA
- the wdr76 gene encoding WD repeat-containing protein 76 has translation MPLLQKGTPPRDPGMDGPVRRTSRRIKEKQNEDKKLMLSPKCLTFMPEKNDDEEEDIEEAVVKRDKKSLPGYRKALSKYELERLENIRQNQAFLSSLNLPQISEALRPKSKPTQKGLKREKTETEMLPVRKSLRLQNQGPQTTPTLETTSYASREPPKKTPGPIPLDPINLDENVRLPEDLEKVWYEVPLTQETRTSDLKSYKQMLQKLYIDDSCVVKVVKDRICAAAFHPSSSNLLMAAGDRSGHLGLWKPDASWGDDGVIYFEPHSRAINSMAFSSHPCNLITVSYDGSARSMDLEKAVFDEVYRSSFGLKSFDFLSADGSTLLLGKWNGEVAVVDRRTAKTCECLYTMATNPLRCVHVHPVQQHYFVVAENRFVKIYDLRHLKKINYSGVGELIGHKRSVSSAFFSPLTGNRVLTTCLDNKIRVFDSSRMDGGIPVLNSIAHNMHTGRWLSKLSAVWDPKQQDCFVIGSVDRPRQIQVYHESGRRLHTFQDMDHLTTVCSITAFHPSRNALLGGNSTGKLYIFTDSFIN, from the exons ATGCCACTTTTACAG AAGGGGACACCGCCTCGGGATCCAGGAATGGACGGGCCAGTGCGTCGGACGTCCCGGCGAATCAAAGAGAAACAAAACGAAGATAAGAAACTAATGTTATCCCCTAAATGTCTGACATTCATGCCTGAG AAAAATGACGATGAGGAAGAAGATATTGAAGAGGCAGTAGTAAAGCGTGATAAGAAATCTCTTCCA GGTTACCGCAAGGCTTTGTCTAAATATGAGCTGGAGCGACTTGAGAATATCAGACAAAACCAGGCCTTCCTCAGCTCCCTGAATTTACCTCAG ATTTCTGAAGCTCTGAGACCTAAGTCAAAACCTACTCAGAAAGGCCTGAAAAG agaaaagacagaaacagagatGCTCCCTGTTCGCAAGTCACTGCGGTTACAGAATCAGGGTCCCCAGACGACCCCTACTCTAGAAACAACCTCTTATGCATCTAGAGAGCCT ccaaaaaaaaccccaggaCCAATACCACTCGACCCAATCAACTTGGATGAAAATGTCCGGCTGCCAGAAGATTTGGAAAAAGTCTGGTATGAG GTCCCCTTAACACAAGAAACAAGAACATCAGACTTGAAATC GTACAAACAAATGCTACAGAAATTATATATTGATGACAGCTGTGTGGTGAAAGTTGTGAAAGATCGGATCTGTGCAGCAGCTTTTCACCCCTCCTCTTCCAACTTGCTCATGGCAGCAGGAGACAGGTCAGGCCACCTGGGGCTCTGGAAGCCG GATGCTAGTTGGGGCGACGATGGTGTAATCTACTTTGAACCCCATTCTCGTGCAATTAACAGCATGGCCTTCTCATCTCACCCTTGCAACCTCATTACAGTGAGCTATGACGGCTCTGCACGCAGTATGGACCTGGAGAAAGCAGTGTTTGATGAG GTGTATCGCTCATCCTTTGGTCTGAAAAGCTTTGACTTTTTGTCAGCTGACGGCTCCACTTTATTACTTGGTAAATGGAATGGGGAGGTTGCAGTCGTTGATCGTAGAACGGC GAAAACATGTGAATGTCTGTATACCATGGCTACAAATCCTCTGCGCTGTGTTCACGTCCATCCTGTGCAACAGCACTACTTTGTAGTGGCAGAGAACAG gtttgtaaaaatatatgactTGCGACATCTGAAAAAAATCAACTATTCAGGAGTTGGTGAACTCATCGGGCACAAGCGCAGTGTCTCCAGTGCCTTTTTCTCCCCACTCACAGGCAACAGAGTTCTGACCACTTGTTTGGACAACAAGATCAG GGTGTTTGACAGTTCCCGAATGGATGGTGGGATTCCGGTACTAAATTCAATTGC GCACAACATGCATACGGGTCGTTGGTTGTCCAAGCTAAGTGCAGTGTGGGACCCCAAGCAGCAAGACTGTTTTGTGATCGGCAGCGTGGACAGGCCTCGCCAAATTCAGGTATATCACGAGAGCGGGCGGCGCCTTCACACTTTTCAAGACATGGACCACCTGACCACAGTGTGCTCCATCACGGCATTCCACCCAAGCAGGAACGCTCTACTTGGAGGCAATTCAACTGGCAAGCTGTACATATTTACTGACAGCTTCATCAACTAG
- the sema4bb gene encoding semaphorin-4B — MATKCKDQWKVSMETTNSVWLMFWTIWIFLAGVLQATTASEDDVTARISFSYNAQGRSVREFSVDGVYNYSSLLLSPDENKIYVGARENIFSLSLDNISVTYLQKTLTWNTPDSKRKECIFKGKDPQTDCFNYIKILLRLNSTHLYVCGTYAFSPICAYINISSFSLERDEKGEHVMEDGRGRCPFNPEYRSTAITVDGELYTATVSNFQGNEPTIYRSLGSGTPLKTENSLNWLQDPAFVGSAHITGSDSERSDDQIYFFFSETGKEFDFFDNTIVSRIARVCKEDQGGERVLQKKWTTFLKAQLLCSLPDDGFPFNIIQDVYVLPAQRKKNTLLYAVFTSQWSKGLAGSSAVCVFSMDQVEKSFSGRYKEVNRETQQWYTYTHSVPEPRPGMCITNASRQLGIDSSLDMPDKVLNFVKDHFLMDSPVKSQPVLFTHSVHYTQIAVHQVQGLHRAYDVMFIGTDDGRLQKAVNVAGMMHIIEEIQLFPEQQPVQNIELDSAKGLLFVSSHSGIVQLPVANCSFHNNCGECVLARDPYCAWTGTHCADVTRIPPQDQWQQDIKKADALKCNSKIYTESSVLPRSFPSSQESDCELITVPANTLRLLPCNLRSNHAQRKWSYKPDVGHFLFPSPDGGLVVSGHAGGNEVFSCWSEEHGFRQLLANYCVKAEPLSETTTNTGRMDARLIIQSISSDVLSGESAHFAQLRIKTYGTELAVVCVLLAVCVLSFGLSVAYRHRGRMKEVLRGGEQTAGAQKSTVKPGENLPLNPGALPTSPSDHKSYQTLEDNCGYIIAETSTQNNSKEAQTLAQTPQNGFKETHVEVSDISPRPRVRLGSEIRDSVV; from the exons ATGGCAACTAAATGTAAAGACCAGTGGAAAGTATCCATGGAAACCACAAACTCTGTCTGGCTTATGTTTTGGACCATATGGATTTTTTTGGCTGGAGTCTTACAAGCAACCACGGCGAGTGAAGATGATGTCACAGCACGCATCAGTTTCTCATACA atgcaCAAGGACGATCAGTGAGAGAGTTCTCTGTGGATGGTGTGTATAACTATTCAAGCCTTCTGCTGAGCCCAGATGAAAACAAGATCTACGTGGGAGCCAGGGAGAACATATTCTCTCTCAGCCTGGACAACATCAGCGTGACGTATCTGCAGAAAACT CTCACATGGAACACTCCTGACTCGAAGAGGAAAGAGTGTATCTTCAAGGGAAAGGACCCCCAG ACTGATTGTTTCAACTACATCAAGATTTTACTGCGTCTGAACAGCACACACCTGTATGTGTGTGGGACGTATGCCTTCAGCCCCATCTGTGCTTACATT AACATTTCAAGTTTCTCTCTGGAAAGAGATGAAAAGGGGGAACACGTTATGGAGGACGGACGTGGACGCTGTCCATTTAATCCAGAATACAGATCTACAGCTATTACAGTTG ATGGGGAACTGTACACTGCCACTGTCAGTAACTTCCAGGGAAATGAACCCACCATATATAGGAGTCTAGGGTCTGGCACCCCTCTTAAAACGGAGAACTCTCTCAACTGGCTCCAGg ACCCGGCGTTTGTAGGTTCTGCACATATTACAGGTTCGGACAGCGAGAGAAGTGATGATCAGATCTACTTTTTCTTCAGCGAAACGGGGAAAGAGTTTGACTTCTTTGATAACACCATAGTGTCCAGGATTGCACGTGTGTGTAAG GAGGATCAAGGTGGTGAGAGAGTCCTGCAGAAGAAATGGACCACATTTCTGAAAGCTCAACTGTTGTGTTCTTTACCGGACGATGGCTTTCCTTTCAACATCATACAGGATGTATATGTGCTTCCAGCCCAGCGCAAGAAAAACACACTCCTATATGCAGTCTTTACTTCTCAGTG GAGTAAAGGTCTGGCAGGCAGTTCagcggtgtgtgtgttcagcatgGATCAGGTAGAAAAATCCTTCAGTGGCCGTTACAAAGAGGTGAACCGAGAAACACAGCAGtggtacacatacacacactctgtACCTGAACCACGGCCTGGAATG TGTATCACTAATGCTTCAAGGCAGCTGGGAATTGACTCATCCCTTGATATGCCAGATAAGGTGCTAAACTTTGTGAAAGACCACTTCCTGATGGACAGTCCTGTCAAAAGTCAGCCTGTGCTCTTCACACACTCTGTGCACTACACACAAATTGCTGTACACCAAGTGCAAGGCCTCCACAGAGCTTATGACGTGATGTTCATCGGCACAg ATGATGGACGTTTGCAGAAGGCTGTGAATGTAGCCGGTATGATGCACATCATTGAGGAGATTCAGCTTTTCCCAGAGCAACAACCTGTACAAAACATAGAGCTGGATTCAgctaag GGTTTGTTATTTGTGTCGTCACACTCTGGTATTGTGCAGCTGCCAGTAGCAAACTGCAGTTTCCATAACAACTGTGGCGAGTGTGTTTTGGCCAGAGACCCATACTGTGCCTGGACAGGCACACACTGTGCTGACGTCACACGTATCCCACCACAAGA CCAATGGCAGCAGGATATCAAGAAGGCAGacgctttaaaatgtaacaGCAAAATATACACTGAGAGTTCAG TGTTACCACGTTCTTTCCCAAGTTCCCAAGAATCTGATTGCGAGCTCATTACCGTCCCAGCTAATACTCTTCGCCTGCTGCCCTGCAATCTTCGCTCCAACCATGCTCAAAGGAAGTGGTCATACAAGCCAGATGTAGGACATTTTCTGTTCCCAAGCCCGGACGGTGGGTTAGTAGTCAGCGGCCATGCAGGCGGCAATGAGGTCTTCTCGTGTTGGTCAGAAGAACATGGCTTCAGGCAACTCTTGGCCAATTACTGTGTGAAGGCAGAGCCCTTATCTGAGACCACAACTAATACAGGGCGGATGGATGCACGTCTTATAATCCAAAGCATATCTTCGGACGTCTTGTCCGGTGAATCAGCGCATTTCGCTCAGCTGCGCATAAAGACGTATGGCACCGAGCTGGCAGtagtgtgtgtgctgttagcTGTTTGTGTGCTTTCGTTTGGACTGTCTGTAGCGTATCGACACAGGGGCCGGATGAAGGAGGTACTGAGAGGAGGAGAGCAAACTGCAGGAGCCCAAAAGAGCACAGTCAAGCCTGGGGAGAATTTACCCCTCAATCCTGGTGCGCTTCCAACCTCCCCATCCGACCACAAAAGCTACCAGACATTGGAGGATAATTGTGGTTACATAATTGCTGAGACAAGCACGCAGAACAACTCCAAGGAGGCACAAACACTTGCCCAAACACCACAGAATGGCTTTAAAGAGACTCACGTGGAAGTCAGTGACATTAGCCCTCGGCCACGAGTACGACTGGGCTCTGAGATCAGAGACTCTGTGGTGTAA